In Serratia marcescens subsp. marcescens ATCC 13880, a single genomic region encodes these proteins:
- a CDS encoding sugar phosphate isomerase/epimerase family protein: MKTLKGPSLHLAQFSDETAPFNSLPAIAEWAAQTGFTALQIPAWDRRLFDVATAAESQTYCDDLTGMLAEQGLVVSELTSHIFGQLMAVHPAYDALFDSFAPPALQGNPQARGEWARQQMLLAVKASARLGLSELGTFSGSLAWPYLFPFPQRPEGLIDTAFDELAKRWLPVLDACEEQGINLCYEIHPSEDLHDGVTFEMFLERVGNHPRCRVLFDPSHMVLQQLNYLEFIDIYKDVIGMFHVKDAEFNPTGRQGIYGGYQSWVDRAGRFRSLGDGQVDFNGIFSRLTQYGYSGWATLEWECCLKNPQDGAREGAAFIRDRIIRVTDKVFDDFAGAPVNPQQINALLGIR, translated from the coding sequence ATGAAAACCCTCAAAGGTCCAAGCCTGCATCTCGCGCAGTTCAGCGATGAGACAGCGCCGTTCAACAGCCTGCCGGCCATCGCCGAGTGGGCGGCGCAAACCGGGTTTACCGCCTTGCAGATCCCGGCCTGGGATCGGCGTTTGTTCGACGTGGCCACCGCCGCGGAAAGCCAAACTTACTGCGACGATCTGACCGGGATGTTGGCGGAGCAGGGGTTGGTGGTCAGTGAATTGACCAGCCATATCTTCGGCCAGCTGATGGCGGTACACCCGGCTTACGATGCGCTGTTTGACAGCTTCGCGCCGCCGGCGCTGCAGGGCAATCCGCAGGCGCGCGGCGAGTGGGCGCGGCAGCAAATGCTGCTGGCGGTGAAGGCGTCGGCGCGGCTCGGGCTCAGCGAGCTGGGCACCTTTTCCGGTTCGCTGGCCTGGCCCTATCTGTTCCCGTTCCCACAGCGCCCGGAAGGATTGATCGACACCGCGTTCGACGAACTCGCCAAACGCTGGCTGCCGGTGCTCGACGCCTGCGAAGAACAGGGCATCAACCTGTGTTATGAAATTCACCCGAGTGAGGATCTGCACGACGGCGTGACGTTCGAAATGTTTCTTGAGCGCGTGGGCAACCACCCGCGTTGCCGGGTGCTGTTCGATCCGAGCCATATGGTGCTGCAGCAGCTTAACTATCTGGAATTTATCGATATCTATAAGGATGTTATCGGCATGTTCCACGTCAAGGACGCCGAGTTCAATCCGACCGGTCGCCAGGGCATTTACGGAGGCTATCAATCCTGGGTCGATCGTGCCGGCCGTTTCCGCTCGTTGGGCGACGGCCAGGTCGATTTCAACGGCATCTTTTCGCGCCTGACGCAGTACGGCTATTCGGGCTGGGCGACGCTGGAGTGGGAATGTTGCCTGAAAAATCCGCAGGACGGCGCGCGCGAAGGCGCGGCCTTCATTCGCGATCGCATTATCCGCGTCACCGACAAAGTGTTCGACGACTTCGCCGGCGCGCCGGTCAACCCACAACAGATCAATGCCTTGCTCGGCATTCGCTGA
- the fusA gene encoding elongation factor G, translating to MARTTPIERYRNIGISAHIDAGKTTTTERILFYTGVSHKLGEVHDGAATMDWMAQEQERGITITSAATTCFWNGMQHNYPQHRINIIDTPGHVDFTIEVERSMRVLDGAVMVYDSVGGVQPQSETVWRQANKYKVPRLAFVNKMDRIGADFFRVRKMMIERLKANPVPIVIPIGAEDHFSGVVDLVRMKAILWDEASQGMNFSFEEIPAELRDSAQEWRENMIEAAAEASEELMEKYLNQVPLSEEEIVHGLRVRTVAGEIQPMLCGSAFRNKGVQRMLDAVIELMPSPLDVPPMEGHGEHDEIITRKADDNEKFSALAFKLMTDPFVGQLTFVRVYSGVLAKGSSVYNPIKGKKERIGRIVQMHANDRKDIDELHAGDIAACVGLKDVTTGDTLCDPGAIITLERMTFPEPVIAQAIEPKTKGDQEKMGIALQRLSSEDPSFRVRTDEESGQTLIYGMGELHLEIIVDRMRREFGVETTTGKPQVSYRETIRKRVADVEGKFVRQSGGKGQYGHVVLTVEPNEPGKGFEFFDEIKGGVIPGEFIPAVKKGVTEALNNGVLAGYQVVDVKVHLTFGSYHDVDSSEQAFRMAAIFGFKDACRLADPVILEPIMSVEVETPEDYAGNVMGDLSSRRGLVQGMEEIPGGGGKEIRAKVPLSEMFGYSTTLRSMSQGRATYTMEFSHYAEAPRNVAEEIIHHSKR from the coding sequence ATGGCTCGCACCACCCCTATCGAACGTTACCGCAATATCGGCATCTCCGCGCATATCGATGCCGGCAAGACCACCACCACCGAGCGGATTCTGTTTTACACCGGGGTCAGCCACAAGCTGGGTGAAGTGCATGACGGCGCGGCGACCATGGACTGGATGGCGCAGGAACAGGAGCGCGGCATCACCATCACCTCGGCGGCCACCACCTGCTTCTGGAACGGCATGCAGCATAATTATCCGCAGCACCGCATCAATATCATCGACACCCCCGGGCACGTCGATTTCACCATTGAAGTGGAGCGCTCGATGCGCGTGCTGGACGGCGCCGTGATGGTCTATGACTCGGTGGGCGGCGTGCAGCCGCAGTCGGAAACCGTCTGGCGGCAGGCCAACAAGTACAAGGTGCCGCGGCTGGCGTTCGTCAACAAGATGGACCGCATCGGCGCGGACTTTTTCCGCGTACGCAAAATGATGATCGAGCGCCTCAAAGCCAATCCGGTGCCGATCGTTATTCCTATCGGCGCCGAAGACCACTTCAGCGGCGTGGTGGATCTGGTGCGGATGAAAGCCATTCTGTGGGACGAAGCCTCGCAGGGCATGAACTTCAGCTTCGAAGAGATCCCGGCAGAGCTGCGCGACTCGGCGCAGGAGTGGCGTGAAAATATGATTGAGGCCGCCGCCGAAGCCTCGGAAGAACTGATGGAGAAATACCTTAACCAGGTGCCGCTGAGCGAAGAGGAGATCGTTCACGGGCTGCGGGTGCGCACCGTCGCCGGCGAAATTCAGCCGATGCTGTGCGGGTCGGCGTTCCGCAACAAGGGGGTGCAGCGCATGCTGGACGCGGTGATCGAGCTGATGCCCTCGCCGCTCGACGTGCCGCCGATGGAAGGCCACGGCGAACACGATGAAATCATCACCCGCAAAGCCGACGATAATGAAAAATTCTCGGCGCTGGCGTTCAAGCTGATGACCGATCCGTTCGTCGGCCAACTCACCTTCGTGCGCGTCTACTCCGGGGTGCTGGCCAAAGGCAGCAGCGTTTACAACCCGATCAAGGGCAAAAAGGAACGCATCGGCCGCATCGTGCAAATGCATGCCAACGATCGTAAGGACATCGACGAGCTGCACGCCGGCGACATCGCCGCCTGCGTCGGCCTGAAGGACGTCACCACCGGCGATACGCTGTGCGACCCTGGCGCCATCATTACGCTGGAGCGCATGACCTTCCCCGAACCGGTGATCGCCCAGGCGATCGAGCCGAAAACCAAGGGCGATCAGGAGAAAATGGGCATCGCGCTGCAGCGGCTCTCTTCGGAAGATCCGTCGTTCCGCGTGCGTACCGATGAAGAATCCGGCCAGACCCTTATCTACGGCATGGGCGAGCTGCACCTGGAGATCATCGTCGATCGCATGCGCCGCGAGTTCGGGGTGGAAACCACCACCGGCAAGCCGCAGGTGTCGTACCGCGAAACCATCCGCAAACGGGTGGCCGACGTGGAAGGCAAGTTCGTGCGCCAGTCCGGCGGTAAAGGGCAATACGGCCACGTGGTGCTGACCGTCGAGCCGAACGAACCCGGCAAAGGCTTCGAGTTCTTCGATGAAATCAAGGGCGGCGTCATTCCCGGCGAGTTTATTCCGGCGGTGAAAAAAGGCGTGACCGAGGCGCTGAACAACGGCGTGCTGGCCGGTTATCAGGTGGTGGACGTCAAAGTGCACCTGACCTTCGGTTCTTACCATGACGTCGACTCGTCGGAACAGGCGTTCCGCATGGCGGCGATCTTCGGCTTCAAGGACGCCTGCCGTCTGGCGGATCCGGTGATCCTTGAGCCGATCATGTCGGTGGAAGTGGAAACGCCGGAGGATTACGCCGGCAACGTGATGGGCGACCTCTCCTCACGCCGCGGTCTGGTGCAGGGCATGGAAGAGATCCCGGGCGGCGGCGGCAAGGAGATTCGCGCCAAGGTGCCGCTGTCCGAGATGTTCGGTTACTCGACCACCCTGCGTTCGATGTCGCAGGGCCGCGCCACCTACACCATGGAATTCAGTCACTACGCCGAAGCGCCGCGCAACGTGGCCGAAGAGATCATTCACCACAGCAAGCGTTAA
- a CDS encoding cupin domain-containing protein gives MLFDLNQQAAELPEAWRSSVLGRVGAANIKVLRMDARSIADEVHDYSEGLLVISGHLRLQVAGEEVVVRAGQLYQAAAGVPHRVLPGSEGTLVIVDLPED, from the coding sequence ATGCTGTTCGATTTAAACCAGCAGGCGGCCGAACTGCCCGAGGCTTGGCGTTCCTCCGTGCTGGGCCGCGTCGGTGCGGCCAACATCAAAGTGCTGCGTATGGATGCGCGCAGCATTGCGGATGAAGTGCATGATTACAGCGAAGGGTTGCTGGTGATCAGCGGCCACCTGCGGCTGCAGGTGGCGGGGGAAGAGGTGGTGGTGCGGGCTGGCCAGCTGTATCAGGCCGCGGCCGGCGTACCGCACCGCGTGTTGCCGGGCAGCGAAGGCACGCTGGTGATTGTCGATCTGCCGGAGGATTAA
- a CDS encoding NAD-dependent succinate-semialdehyde dehydrogenase, whose translation MYPDTQLYIDGQWRNALAGKTLPVTNPASDEVIGQVAHAATEDLDLALAATARGFNVWRDTAAHQRANLMRKAAALLRERADAIAAIMTQEQGKPVAQAKIEILNAADVIDWFAGEATRTYGQIIPSRARDVQQQTLKLPVGPVAAFTPWNFPINQIVRKLSAALAAGCSIIVKGPEETPASPAELIKAFADAGIPAGVIALVYGTPAEISEYLIPHPTIRKISFTGSTRVGKHLAALAGQHMKKATMELGGHAPVLIFDDADLDAAAKELAQSKFRNAGQVCIAPTRFLIQQGVYEAFVEKFTAAVRELKLGNGLEDGVTMGPMVLSRSVDNIEALVQDAIAHGAKASTGGKRVAGKGNFFEPTVLRDVPLSARAMSEEPFGPVALLRPFATYDEAIAEANRLPYGLAAYAYSRNIATVNALGRDVESGMLSINHIGFGLPETPFGGVKDSGHGTEGGSEAIESYLETRFVTVAGR comes from the coding sequence ATGTATCCGGATACTCAACTGTATATCGATGGACAATGGCGCAATGCGCTGGCCGGGAAAACCCTGCCTGTCACCAACCCCGCCAGCGACGAGGTAATCGGTCAGGTGGCGCACGCCGCCACAGAGGATCTCGATCTGGCGTTGGCCGCCACCGCGCGCGGGTTTAACGTCTGGCGCGACACCGCCGCGCACCAGCGCGCCAACCTGATGCGCAAAGCCGCTGCGCTGCTGCGCGAACGCGCCGACGCCATCGCCGCCATCATGACGCAGGAACAGGGTAAGCCGGTGGCGCAGGCCAAAATCGAGATTCTCAACGCCGCCGACGTTATCGACTGGTTCGCCGGCGAAGCCACCCGTACCTACGGGCAGATTATTCCGTCCCGCGCTCGCGACGTGCAGCAGCAAACCCTGAAACTACCGGTCGGCCCGGTAGCCGCCTTCACGCCGTGGAACTTCCCGATTAACCAGATCGTGCGCAAGCTGTCCGCCGCGCTGGCGGCGGGCTGTTCCATCATCGTCAAAGGCCCGGAAGAAACGCCGGCCTCACCGGCAGAGCTGATCAAAGCCTTCGCCGACGCCGGTATCCCAGCCGGGGTGATCGCGCTGGTGTACGGCACCCCGGCGGAAATCTCGGAATACCTGATCCCGCATCCGACCATTCGCAAGATCTCCTTCACCGGCTCCACCCGCGTGGGCAAGCATCTGGCGGCGCTGGCCGGCCAGCATATGAAAAAGGCCACCATGGAGCTGGGCGGCCACGCGCCGGTGCTGATCTTCGACGACGCCGATCTCGACGCGGCGGCCAAAGAGCTGGCGCAGTCCAAGTTCCGCAACGCCGGCCAGGTCTGTATCGCCCCGACCCGCTTCCTGATCCAGCAAGGCGTTTACGAGGCCTTCGTGGAGAAATTTACCGCCGCCGTGCGTGAGCTCAAGCTCGGCAACGGGCTGGAAGACGGCGTGACGATGGGGCCGATGGTGCTGAGCCGCAGCGTCGACAATATCGAGGCGCTGGTGCAGGACGCTATCGCCCATGGGGCGAAGGCCAGCACCGGCGGCAAACGCGTGGCGGGCAAAGGCAACTTCTTCGAACCGACGGTGCTGCGTGATGTGCCGCTGAGCGCACGCGCCATGTCGGAAGAGCCGTTTGGCCCGGTCGCCCTGCTGCGCCCGTTCGCCACTTATGACGAGGCGATCGCCGAAGCCAACCGCCTGCCGTACGGCCTGGCCGCCTACGCTTACAGCCGCAACATCGCCACCGTCAATGCGCTGGGGCGCGACGTGGAGAGCGGCATGCTGAGCATCAACCACATCGGTTTCGGCCTGCCGGAAACGCCGTTTGGCGGCGTGAAAGACTCCGGTCACGGCACCGAAGGCGGCAGCGAAGCGATCGAGTCCTACCTGGAAACGCGCTTTGTCACCGTCGCCGGCCGATAA
- a CDS encoding DMT family transporter codes for MFIGVVFALAAGLMWGLIFVGPLLVPDYPAALQSTGRYLAFGLITLPLAWFDRRRLRKLRRQDWLEALKLTAIGNLLYYLCLASAIQRTGAPVSTMIIGTLPVVIAICANLFYGRHDGRLAWGQLAPALLLIVCGLACVNVAELRGNAVPIDGWRYLSGLGLAVLAVACWTWFPLRNSRWLRENPTQRPATWATAQGLVTLPLALLGYLAVCGQLALSEPAFALPFGPRPEVFIPLMLVIGVFCSWLGALCWNEASQRLPTVLVGPLIVFEILAGLAYTFLLRQAWPPLLTLAGIVCLIAGVVYAMRIKPQPVVVALEDKPR; via the coding sequence ATGTTCATTGGCGTTGTGTTTGCCCTGGCCGCCGGGCTGATGTGGGGACTGATTTTCGTCGGCCCGCTGCTGGTGCCGGACTATCCCGCCGCGCTGCAGTCCACCGGGCGCTATCTGGCCTTTGGGCTGATTACCTTGCCGCTGGCGTGGTTTGATCGTCGCCGTCTGCGCAAGCTGCGGCGTCAGGATTGGCTGGAAGCGCTCAAGCTGACGGCCATCGGCAATCTGCTGTACTACCTGTGCCTGGCCAGCGCCATTCAGCGCACCGGGGCGCCGGTGTCGACCATGATCATCGGCACCTTGCCGGTGGTGATCGCCATTTGCGCCAATCTGTTTTACGGCCGGCATGACGGGCGCCTGGCCTGGGGCCAGCTGGCGCCGGCGCTGCTGCTGATCGTCTGCGGGTTAGCGTGCGTGAACGTCGCCGAGCTGCGCGGCAATGCGGTGCCGATCGACGGCTGGCGCTATCTCAGCGGTCTTGGGCTGGCCGTGTTGGCGGTGGCGTGCTGGACCTGGTTCCCGCTGCGCAATTCACGCTGGCTGCGGGAGAATCCGACGCAGCGGCCGGCCACCTGGGCCACGGCGCAAGGGCTGGTGACGCTGCCGCTGGCGCTGCTGGGCTATCTGGCGGTCTGCGGCCAATTGGCGCTGAGCGAACCGGCGTTCGCCTTGCCGTTCGGCCCGCGCCCCGAGGTGTTTATCCCGCTGATGCTGGTTATTGGCGTGTTCTGCTCCTGGCTGGGGGCGCTGTGCTGGAACGAAGCCAGCCAGCGGCTGCCGACGGTGTTGGTGGGGCCGCTCATCGTGTTCGAAATTTTGGCGGGGTTGGCCTATACCTTTCTGCTGCGCCAGGCCTGGCCGCCGCTGCTGACGCTGGCCGGCATCGTCTGTCTGATCGCCGGCGTGGTGTACGCCATGCGCATCAAGCCGCAGCCGGTGGTGGTGGCGCTGGAAGACAAACCGAGATAA
- a CDS encoding alpha/beta fold hydrolase, with protein MQYRQNEIQLADLAAEHVYLQVNGRRIHCVVAGEGRPVLLIPGWPQTWYTWRHVMQALATAGFQAIAVDPPGIGDSDKPVGGYDTGSIGAALHAMMLLLGHERYQLVGHDIGMWIGYAMASDFPQAVERLVLTEAVIPGLAPPPPIFVAPEENIFLWHFMFNQLADLPEALTQGREREYLGYIFNRWSYRRDRVAAQVYIAAYSAPGGLRAGFDYYRAIPETVRQNRLRAATPLTMPVLTVGAEHATGDAPLTTLRGNAHDLRGETVAGCGHFITEECHEAFIALITPFLAGEQHAA; from the coding sequence ATGCAATATCGACAGAACGAGATCCAGTTGGCGGATCTCGCGGCGGAACACGTCTATCTCCAGGTCAACGGCCGGCGCATTCACTGCGTGGTGGCCGGTGAAGGGCGGCCGGTGCTGCTGATCCCCGGCTGGCCGCAAACCTGGTACACCTGGCGCCATGTGATGCAAGCGCTGGCGACGGCCGGTTTTCAGGCGATCGCCGTCGATCCGCCGGGCATCGGTGATTCTGACAAGCCCGTCGGCGGTTACGATACCGGCAGCATCGGCGCGGCGCTGCACGCGATGATGTTGCTGCTGGGCCATGAGCGTTACCAACTGGTCGGCCACGACATCGGCATGTGGATCGGTTACGCCATGGCGAGCGACTTCCCGCAGGCGGTGGAACGTCTGGTGCTGACGGAGGCGGTGATCCCCGGGCTGGCGCCGCCGCCGCCGATTTTCGTCGCGCCGGAGGAGAATATCTTCCTGTGGCATTTCATGTTCAACCAGCTGGCGGATTTGCCGGAGGCCCTGACCCAGGGGCGCGAGCGGGAGTATCTTGGCTATATCTTCAACCGCTGGTCCTATCGGCGCGATCGGGTAGCGGCGCAGGTGTATATCGCCGCCTATTCGGCGCCGGGCGGCCTGCGCGCCGGATTCGACTATTACCGAGCGATCCCGGAAACCGTTCGCCAGAACCGGCTGCGCGCCGCTACGCCCTTGACGATGCCGGTGTTGACGGTGGGAGCGGAGCACGCCACCGGCGATGCGCCGCTGACCACGCTTCGGGGCAATGCGCACGATCTGCGAGGCGAAACGGTCGCCGGCTGCGGGCATTTCATCACCGAGGAGTGTCATGAGGCGTTTATCGCGCTGATTACGCCGTTCCTGGCGGGAGAGCAGCATGCCGCTTGA
- a CDS encoding AraC family transcriptional regulator: MQGVPQQFPFEKDCAQFRHLSHLPGVELYQAHIERYAFEPHTHDAFAIGTVDAGAERFRYRGAQHLAAPGALVLMNPDELHTGEAETPGGWCYRMLYLAPEALEQLSGDRSQWFTEAVRHDPRAAQRLSAILATLWQTDDPLTLDGLLLEAVELLHPHIRTGQREKAEAAHRFEVVKSYLRDNFAEAVTLNQLAELVSLSPYHFLRKFKAEYHVSPQQMLMAIRLSQAKRMLERGMPAAQVAAAAGLTDQAHLTRAFANRYGVTPVRFQKQVKLG; this comes from the coding sequence GTGCAAGGGGTACCACAACAGTTTCCGTTCGAAAAGGATTGCGCGCAGTTCAGGCATTTGTCGCATCTGCCCGGCGTCGAACTCTATCAGGCGCATATCGAACGCTATGCCTTCGAGCCGCATACCCATGACGCCTTCGCCATCGGCACCGTGGATGCCGGGGCGGAGCGTTTTCGCTATCGCGGGGCGCAGCACCTGGCGGCGCCGGGCGCGCTGGTGCTGATGAATCCTGATGAGCTGCATACCGGCGAAGCCGAAACGCCGGGCGGTTGGTGTTACCGCATGCTCTATCTGGCGCCCGAGGCGCTGGAGCAGCTGTCCGGCGATAGGAGCCAGTGGTTTACCGAGGCGGTGCGCCACGATCCGCGGGCGGCGCAGCGCCTGTCCGCCATTCTCGCCACGCTGTGGCAAACCGACGATCCGCTCACGCTCGATGGCCTGCTGCTGGAGGCCGTCGAGCTGTTGCACCCGCACATCCGCACCGGGCAGCGGGAAAAAGCCGAGGCGGCGCACCGTTTCGAGGTGGTGAAAAGCTATCTGCGCGATAACTTCGCCGAGGCCGTGACCCTTAACCAACTGGCCGAGCTGGTGTCGCTCAGCCCGTACCATTTCCTGCGCAAGTTCAAGGCCGAATACCACGTCTCGCCGCAGCAGATGCTGATGGCGATCCGGCTGTCGCAGGCCAAACGCATGCTGGAGCGCGGCATGCCCGCCGCACAGGTGGCGGCGGCGGCGGGGTTGACCGATCAGGCGCACCTGACGCGCGCCTTCGCCAATCGTTACGGTGTCACGCCAGTGCGTTTCCAGAAACAGGTGAAATTGGGCTAA
- a CDS encoding TetR/AcrR family transcriptional regulator — protein MAGRPREFDREQALLKARNLFWRQGYEGTSMSDLVAELGIASARIYKAFGSKEQLFREAIASYEAEEGGFADRAFAQESGIRPAIQRMLEDAVRLYSRPDLPQGCMVVSAAASVSAENDGLKTWLAEHRLQRTQQIVERLRQAVQTGELPADTDADSLGDYFAVFLHGLSIQARDGVTETRLLDAVKMALTVLGDA, from the coding sequence ATGGCAGGCAGACCGCGTGAGTTCGATCGCGAACAGGCGCTCTTGAAGGCGCGAAACTTATTCTGGCGGCAAGGTTACGAAGGCACCTCGATGTCGGATCTGGTGGCGGAATTGGGCATTGCTTCCGCGCGCATCTACAAGGCGTTCGGCTCCAAAGAGCAGCTGTTCCGCGAGGCGATCGCCAGTTACGAAGCCGAGGAAGGCGGCTTCGCCGATCGCGCCTTCGCACAGGAAAGCGGCATTCGCCCGGCGATCCAACGTATGCTGGAAGATGCCGTGCGCCTCTACAGTCGGCCGGATCTGCCGCAGGGCTGCATGGTGGTCTCCGCCGCCGCCAGCGTCAGTGCGGAAAACGATGGGCTCAAAACCTGGCTGGCAGAGCATCGGTTGCAGCGTACGCAGCAGATCGTCGAACGGCTGCGGCAGGCGGTGCAAACCGGTGAATTGCCCGCCGACACCGACGCTGACAGCCTGGGGGACTACTTCGCCGTCTTCCTGCACGGGCTGTCGATTCAGGCGCGTGACGGCGTCACTGAAACGCGACTATTGGATGCGGTAAAGATGGCGCTGACGGTACTGGGCGACGCTTAA
- a CDS encoding alpha/beta hydrolase: MPLDERIAAFLTASAAVPPPASLAAMRAATETGLRQLQGEAEASGGVRDYTVVTADGHRMALRAYLPAGENGANAQPAMLFAHGGGWCLCSLALYDRPCQALANATGRVILSVDYRLAPEYPFPQPLEDVYQALCWVAQRAPQLGIDAKRLAVGGDSAGGNLAAAVALLARDRGGPYIERQLLLYPALSREMATKSYREFAEGHFLTRDAMVFCWQQYLSQRRDPGAEPLHAATLRGLPPAAILSCEYDPLRDEAEQYAQRLREAGVTVRCERLPGMVHACIHMLGLTPAARRLFELARE, translated from the coding sequence ATGCCGCTTGATGAACGCATCGCCGCCTTTTTGACGGCGTCGGCCGCCGTGCCGCCGCCCGCTTCGCTGGCGGCAATGCGCGCGGCCACGGAAACCGGTTTACGCCAGCTGCAGGGCGAGGCGGAAGCGAGCGGCGGCGTCAGGGACTATACGGTGGTCACCGCCGATGGACACCGGATGGCGCTGCGCGCCTATCTACCGGCGGGGGAAAACGGCGCGAACGCGCAGCCGGCGATGCTATTCGCCCACGGCGGCGGCTGGTGCCTCTGCTCACTGGCGTTGTACGATCGGCCTTGTCAGGCGTTGGCTAACGCCACCGGCCGGGTGATCCTGTCGGTTGACTATCGTCTGGCGCCGGAATACCCGTTTCCACAGCCGCTGGAAGATGTCTATCAGGCGCTCTGCTGGGTGGCGCAACGGGCGCCGCAGTTGGGGATTGACGCGAAGCGCCTGGCGGTGGGCGGTGATAGCGCCGGGGGCAATCTGGCGGCGGCGGTCGCACTGTTGGCGCGGGATCGCGGCGGCCCGTACATTGAACGTCAACTGCTGTTGTACCCGGCGCTCAGCCGCGAAATGGCGACGAAGAGCTATCGCGAGTTTGCCGAGGGGCACTTTCTGACGCGCGACGCGATGGTGTTCTGTTGGCAGCAGTATCTGAGCCAGCGGCGCGATCCCGGCGCGGAACCGTTGCATGCCGCCACGCTGCGCGGATTGCCGCCGGCCGCCATCCTGAGCTGCGAATATGATCCGCTGCGCGATGAGGCCGAACAGTATGCACAACGGCTGCGTGAGGCGGGGGTGACCGTGCGCTGCGAACGGTTGCCGGGCATGGTGCATGCCTGCATTCACATGCTGGGGCTGACCCCGGCGGCGCGGCGGCTGTTCGAACTGGCTCGCGAGTAA
- a CDS encoding LysR substrate-binding domain-containing protein → MKKTEQYDEPLPMLPNDPPLRAVRAFEAIARLGGISAAANELMISPSAVSHQLKTLEAFLQMPLTERQGRNLVLRSEGREYYRSIRSAFNVLRQATEHVREQSASRQVTISLIPLFGMGWFIPRLRGFLRENPDIDINVVYANHRNYLSDAADLSIRFGVGQWTGYRSEKLMSGKMVPVCSRAFSKLHGLLDTPDQLATLPLLHDEERNTWMQWFQQAGVKRPPRSIGPMFEDGLLTLAAVQAGLGCALMREPLIAQYLESGELIKMFDLPIDDGRDYYLCARLDSELSQEGENLRQWLRREAAAQNAGA, encoded by the coding sequence ATGAAAAAAACAGAACAGTATGATGAGCCGTTGCCGATGCTGCCGAACGATCCGCCGCTGCGCGCCGTGCGGGCGTTCGAGGCCATCGCGCGCCTGGGGGGGATCAGCGCGGCGGCTAACGAGCTGATGATTTCGCCTTCGGCGGTCAGTCATCAACTCAAAACGCTGGAGGCATTTTTGCAGATGCCGTTGACCGAACGGCAGGGGCGTAACCTGGTGTTGCGCAGCGAGGGGCGGGAGTACTACCGTTCGATTCGCTCGGCGTTCAACGTGCTGCGCCAGGCGACCGAACACGTGCGTGAACAATCCGCGTCGCGGCAGGTGACCATCAGTCTGATCCCGCTGTTCGGCATGGGGTGGTTCATTCCGCGGCTGCGCGGCTTTCTGCGTGAAAATCCGGATATCGACATCAATGTGGTCTACGCCAACCACCGCAATTACCTGAGCGACGCCGCCGATCTGTCGATCCGCTTCGGGGTCGGGCAGTGGACCGGCTATCGCAGCGAGAAGCTGATGTCTGGCAAAATGGTGCCGGTGTGCAGCCGGGCATTCAGTAAACTGCACGGTTTGCTCGATACGCCGGATCAACTGGCGACGCTGCCGCTGCTGCACGACGAGGAACGCAATACCTGGATGCAATGGTTTCAGCAGGCCGGCGTCAAGCGCCCGCCGCGCAGTATCGGCCCGATGTTTGAAGACGGATTGTTGACGTTGGCGGCGGTACAGGCGGGATTAGGGTGCGCGTTGATGCGTGAACCGTTAATCGCCCAGTACCTTGAGAGCGGTGAGTTGATCAAAATGTTCGATCTGCCGATCGATGACGGCCGCGATTATTACCTGTGCGCTCGGCTGGATAGTGAGCTGTCGCAGGAGGGCGAAAATCTGCGGCAGTGGCTGCGCCGTGAGGCGGCGGCTCAGAACGCCGGGGCATAA
- a CDS encoding CsbD family protein produces MFGKAEDKANEAAGAVQEAFGKAVDSPEHQVRGAARKYASQASYAARDAADSVRTQVEANPLAGVAVAAAVGIVFGFLLGRK; encoded by the coding sequence ATGTTTGGAAAAGCGGAAGACAAAGCCAATGAAGCCGCAGGTGCGGTACAAGAAGCGTTCGGCAAAGCCGTTGATTCTCCGGAGCATCAGGTGCGCGGCGCGGCGCGCAAATACGCCTCCCAGGCCAGCTATGCCGCCCGAGACGCGGCGGATAGCGTAAGAACCCAGGTGGAAGCCAACCCGCTGGCCGGCGTAGCCGTTGCGGCGGCGGTCGGCATCGTTTTCGGCTTCTTGCTGGGACGCAAATAA